A region of the Arenibacter antarcticus genome:
TTTAACGCGGCAAGGGTATAGTTGTGCTTTATAACCGATTGTTTGTCCCACCACGCCGTAAATTCGTTTTTACCAAAATACGGTATGAACTCAGAGTTTCCTCTTTCCAAATTATCCAACAAACGACGCTGTGTTTCGATGGCTTCATCTAATAAGAGATATACCCGATATTTCGGTGAAATCAAAGTAAGTTCTTCGGTCAAAAAATTTGTGCCTTTATTGGCATAGCCCACCGTATTGGAATATTTAATAGGTGTTTTTGAAAAATTACCATTATCATGATCTAACGGCGCAATACCAATTTTCAAGTCTGCCAGTTTCTCATAATACTCCGGTAACTCTCCCTTTTTCCGATACCCTGCAAGTCCAATAATTGCACCTAAAATACCTAACAAGGCAGGTTTATGTATCATATTATACGATACATTCAGGGTATTGTTAGTTTCGGGTTTTCTAAAAAAGCCGAAATTACTTTGTAAATCAAATGATATAAGTTGCATAGATTTTTTCAAATAGTTTGGAAGTTTACATTTTCTGGCAGGTTGATAACATTGGTAACTGCTTTGTTATAATAAATTTCCAAGGTCTCGATCTCTTGCTTTACAGCATCATCTTTTAGGTATGTCGCAATCTTTCGCAAATCTATGGTGCCATTCTTGGCTACGTCTACAAATTCAATAAACGAAGGCATTACAAGTTTTGAGCCTTCCTTTAGTTTGACCCAAAAAAGCATTTCGTTTTCCGTTCCTGCCTTAGCGGCACTATCGTAAAAACTTGCACCTTTTCTAAGACCTTCCTTTAGTTTATCTATATTCGATTGCGTAAGGCCCTCCGCACCAACTCTTTCTACATCTTCCTCAATGTTTTTTGGGTTGAGGGATAAATGGTGTACATAATGACCCTCTTCTAGTTTGGACTGTGTGCCAAGGGTGGTCATGGTACTCTCTTTGCTCTTTTCGCCAGGATTTCTAAATGGGGACATAATTTGTTCGGAATAAATAACATCTTCGGGAAAACGATTTAACCCATGGGTTATTTGACAAGATCCATGAATGGAAACATTAGTGGCACCAGCGTAGGTTCCTCCGAACAATTTCACGTCCAATACGGAAAGAATGTTTTTAAGAAGTTCTTTTCTTAACTCGTTGCCTTTCTTTGTGATTTTTCCAAAATTCTTTTCATAAGTTTCGTCCAACGTTCTTGGCGACATATCATCGGTCAACGATTTGAAGTAAAATACGTTCTCCTGTAAAGCATGTTTCCAATAGTAACGAATGGAATATTTAAGTGCCTTATCTGTTGCGTAAACCTTGCCGTTCGGCAACTTTCTCGGTTGACCCGAAAAGTCTGCATTGTAGTTGGAATTGATGGATTTTATCATTGCAAATCCGTAAACGCGGTTATTGAATTGTTGTGCCATTTTTAATCGTTTTTATTATGGTTAGAATATAATTGATTGTCTGAAAAAAGACCGGATAATAATTCTGGATGTAAATTCTTTACGTTTTCTTCGGTATTGTGCGCCAATACAAAAGCCACGACCTTACTAAAGTTTCTAGAAAAATTTTCATGTTTATAGCGCTCCAAATCTTTTGTAATCGTTAGTTGTAACTCTCTGCAATTGCTTTTTTGCATATATGGTTCCAGTAATCGTAGGCTATTGTCTTCAGATTTGCTTTTGTTCATCAGATAATAGATAACCTGCCCAGCGGCAAAGGCGAAATCATTATCGGTTGCCAATGCCGTTTCTGCTGTTTCTTCGATGAGTTGTGCAACAAAATTTTGATGCTCTTTTAATTTATTTGCCATGTTATCGTTTGTTTTAGTGTTGGACTTATGAAAATATTTGTGCAGGCTGTACCATATATTTAATTTATGTTTTATGCCGTATTCGCTTGAGTTATGTAAGTCATCTTTAATACCATTAAAAACAAGTTCGTCAAACTGCTTTCCGTGAATTGTAGCTCTATTGGATTTATAGACATAGTCATAAATCGCTTTTCGGTACTTGCAAAAAGAGAGAAAGGTAAAATCGCGGCTTTCATAATCTTCCTTTTTGAAATCCGAAAAATAATCGACCCTATGGTATTTATTCTGCACTAGGTATTTTAGGACTTTTTCTTCTAATTGAAAAATATTCGTGTTAATAGGATAGTGTTTTGGTTTGCCATCTTCATATAAATTGAAAAGGTTTTCAATTTGAAGCCCGTTGTTTGTGCCGCCCACTTCAAATTGAAATTGGGAGACAAAATCAAAATCGTTGAATACGATGCCGTTTTGGGTATTTGACCAATTTAGGAGGTAGTAATTTCTAAAATCATCTTTATATACATTGTATAATTCTTTAACAATTTCAGTAAATGAAATACGCTTTTCCGAATACACGGCAATCACTTTTTCTTTGAATTCTTCATTATAAATAAAGATGGGCAGAGGGTTGGGCAAGTTTTTTCTAGGCAGTACATTGCTAAATTCAAATAGTGCTTTCGCCTCTAAGTTGGAGATGCGCCCCGTGATATCAAAGGTCGCGGTCTGGTGCATCAAAAATGGCATATTGGCGTTGTACCCGTTCTGAAAGTCATTGGTACCATAAATCAGCCCCTCTTCATTTGGATCGG
Encoded here:
- the cas5b gene encoding type I-B CRISPR-associated protein Cas5b, with the translated sequence MQLISFDLQSNFGFFRKPETNNTLNVSYNMIHKPALLGILGAIIGLAGYRKKGELPEYYEKLADLKIGIAPLDHDNGNFSKTPIKYSNTVGYANKGTNFLTEELTLISPKYRVYLLLDEAIETQRRLLDNLERGNSEFIPYFGKNEFTAWWDKQSVIKHNYTLAALNENESVPILSLFAKNQNITKNSELAEVNFLGAWESDENPFMYFERLPVGFNLNLMQYQLEEMVFSNYEIMNAHTLPNLYHLLTENRYVQLH
- a CDS encoding type I CRISPR-associated protein Cas7, which produces MAQQFNNRVYGFAMIKSINSNYNADFSGQPRKLPNGKVYATDKALKYSIRYYWKHALQENVFYFKSLTDDMSPRTLDETYEKNFGKITKKGNELRKELLKNILSVLDVKLFGGTYAGATNVSIHGSCQITHGLNRFPEDVIYSEQIMSPFRNPGEKSKESTMTTLGTQSKLEEGHYVHHLSLNPKNIEEDVERVGAEGLTQSNIDKLKEGLRKGASFYDSAAKAGTENEMLFWVKLKEGSKLVMPSFIEFVDVAKNGTIDLRKIATYLKDDAVKQEIETLEIYYNKAVTNVINLPENVNFQTI